The following is a genomic window from Roseitalea porphyridii.
ATCCGCAGATCGAGGCCGAACGGCAGATCCTGCTCGACACCACCGGCATGAACGCCGCGGTCGCCAAGCCCGTCATTTCGTCCACCCGCCTGCAGGAGTTGCAGACGCTGGTGCGGCGCATGCCGGTGCCCGAAAGCGTGGTCGAGGCGATCCTCGAACTGGTCCGCGCGGCGCGGCCCGGCACCGGAACCGAGACGACCGACCGTCACGTGGCCTGGGGCCCGGGCCCGCGCGCCAGCCAGTCGCTGATGCTGTGCGCCCGCGCCCGCGCCCTTTATCAGGGCCGCTACGCGCCTTCGGTCGACGACGTCCGGGCGCTTGCCGAGCCGATCCTGCAGCACCGGATGGCGCTCACCTTCGCCGCGCGCGCCGAGGGCATGACCGTGCCGACGGTGATCGCCGGCCTCGTCGGCACGCTGGAGTAATCCGCAGCGAATGGCGACGATCGGACAAAGGATCGAACGCGCCGGCCAGGCCCACACCCTGCAAAGGGCACGCCACCGCGCCTCGCTCGTGCCGGACCTTCTGGTCGATGCGCGCCGGATCGCCAACACGGTCATGGCCGGCTGGCACGGCCGCCGCAAGCGGGGCATCGGCGAGACCTTCTGGCAGTACCGGCCCTACCAGCCCGGCGAGACGCTGGCGCGGATCGACTGGCGCCGTTCGGCCCGCGACGACCACACCTATGTGCGCGACCTCGAATGGGAAGCCGCGCACACGGTCTGGCTGTGGGTCGACCTTTCGCCGTCCATGCTGTTCAAATCGAAGGGGGCCCGCACCTCCAAGGAGGAACGCGCCCTGATCGTCGCCATCGCCATGGCCGACCTTCTGTCGGCGGCGGGCGAGCGGATCGGCTATCCGGGCCTGTTGCGTCCGCGCGCGGCGCGCAACGGCGCCGAACGGCTCGCCACCGCGCTGATGGGCGATCTGGGCCATGAGCACGGCGACTGGCCGCCGCTGTCGATGGTCCGGCGCCATTCCGAGATGCTGATCGTCAGCGACTTTCTGCGTCCGATCGAGGAGTGCGAGGCCTTCCTCAACGATGTCGCCCAGCACGGCCCACGCCCGCACCTGGTCGAAGTCGCCGACCCCGCCGAGGAGGATTTCCCCTATCGCGGCCGGACCGAATTCCTCGATCCGGAGACGGGCGAGCGCGTCACCTCCGGGCGCGCCCAGGACTGGCACGAGGAATATCGGGCGTTGCGCTCGGCCCGCCGCGCCACGCTGCGCCAGCGCACCCACATGCTCGGCGGCAGCTACACGGTCAGCCGCACCGACCAACTCGCTTCGGAGACGCTCGTGCGCCTGCACGGGCTTCTGACCGGCAATCCCGAAGAGGTCGCGACGGTCGACGCGCCGGGAGCCTCGCCATAATGGGCGCGCTCGGCTTCACCTTTCCGCTGGTCCTTTCGGCGCTGGTCCTGCTGCCGGTGATCTGGTGGCTGCTGCGGCTGATCCCGCCGCGCCCGCAGACCGAACTGTTTCCGCCGCTGCGTATCCTGCTGCGTCTGGTCAAGCGCGAGGAGGCGCCGGCCAAGAGCCCCTGGTGGCTGACCGCGCTGCGGCTTGCGCTGACGGCCCTCGTCATTCTGGCGCTTGCCCGGCCCGTGCTGAACCCACAGAGCGAGCTGGCCTCGGGCGACGGCCCGCTCCTGATCATGATCGACAATGACTGGGCGGCCGCGCCCGACTGGGAAGCGCGCATCCGCACCGCCGAGGCGCTGCTGCGCCAGGCCTCCGACCAGAACCGTCCGGTGGCGCTGGCCGCCACGGTCGCCGGCCCCGCCACCTCGGTGCAGCTGGCCGATGCGGCCGCCATCGAGCAGACGCTCGGCGCCCTTCAGCCGATCTCGGGACGGGCAGACCGCGCTCTGGCGCTCGACCGGCTGCTGACCGCCGCAGACACCGCCGAAGACGCGCCCGTGCTGGCGCTGATCGACACGGGCCTTGCCGAAGCGGCCGATGAGGCCATCGCCGGTTCGCTCGCCGGCGCGGAGCTTTCGGGTCTGATCCGCTTTTCCGAGCCCGACCGGCCGCTCGCCGCGATCACCGGCGCCGACAACCGCACCGACGGTTTCGCGCTCGATCTGATCCGCACCGAGAGCGGGCCGGCCGAACCGTCCGTCGCCCTTTATGACAGCCGCGAGCGCCTGCTCGGCCGCGCGCAGGCGACCTTCGAGGACGGCGCCGCGCGGACGACGGTCCTGTTCGATATCCCGTTCGAACTGCGCAACGACATCGCAGCCGCGCGTATCGATGGCCAGACCCATTCCGCCGCCACGCGCCTGCTCGACGAGAACAACCGCCGCCGCCGCGTCGCGCTGCTGACCGGCCTTGCCGGCGAGGAAGCGCAGCCGCTTCTGTCGCCGCTCTACTACATCTCGCGCGCGCTCGACCCGTTCGCCGACCTGATCGAACCGCGCACCGGGGACCTTTCGGTCGACGTGCCCGAGATGATCGACCAGGGCCCGGCGATGATCGTGATGGCCGATATCGGCGTGCTGCCCGCGTCGGCCGAGGCGCGCCTCGACGAGTGGCTGCAGGCGGGCGGAACGCTGGTGCGCTTTGCCGGCCCGCGACTTGCCGCCTCGGCCGCCGACGACCCTTACCTGCCCGTCACCTTGCGCGCCGGCGAACGCGAACTGGGCGGCGCCCTGTCCTGGAGCGAGCCGCAGAGCGTCGCCGCCTTTCCGCCCGACAGCCCGTTCGCCGGCCTCGACGCGCCGCGCGACGTCACCGTCAACCGCCAGCTTCTCGCGCAGCCCGATGCGGACCTTGCCGAACGCACCTGGGCGAGCCTCGAGGACGGCACGCCGCTGGTCACCGGCGCGCGGCGCGGCGACGGCGCGATCGTCCTGTTCCACGTCACCGCCGAAGCGACCTGGTCGAACCTGCCGATCAGCGGCACTTTCGTCGACATGCTGCGCCGGATCACCGATTTCGCCCGCAATACGGCGCCGGGCGCAGACGTGGCGCCGCGCACCGGCGAGGCCGATGCCGCGCTGCCGCCGCTGCGCACCCTGCGCGCGGACGGCACGCTGATCGTTCCGCCGGCCCATGTGCGGCCCTACGATCCGGAAGCGGCCGCCTCCGCCGTCAGCTTCGAGAACCCCGCGGGCCTTTACGGCACCGCCGAGGGGTTCATCGCGCGCAACGTGCTGGCGCGCGAGGAGACGTTCGCGCCGTTCGAACCGGCCGCGCCCGGTCTTTCCATCGCCGAACAGACGCTTGTCGCCGAAGAGCAGACCGACCTTTCGGGCCTTCTGTTCCTGATCGCCTTCCTGCTGCTGATCGCCGACACGCTCGCCGTCCTTTGGATCAACGGCCGCCTGTCGTTCGGCAAGGCGCCAAGGCGTGGCGCGCCGCGGACCGCGGCGACGGCAGCCCTGCTGGCGCTTGTCGCCGGGGGCGCCGCTACGATGACAACGATGCCGGCGGCGTTCGCCCAGGACACCCAACCCGGCGACGAAGCGATCCTCGACGCGCTCGAGACCACCCGCATCGCCTACGTGCTGACCGGCGACGATGGCGTCGACGAGACCAGCCGCGCCGGCCTAGACGGGCTGACCCGCTTCCTTGCCTCGCGCACCGCCTTCGAGCCCGGCACGCCGATGGCGCTCGACATCGAGACCGACGAACTCTCCTTCTATCCGCTGATCTATTTCCCGATCAGCACCGCCGGCGAATTGCCTTCCGAGGCGGCCATCGCGCGGCTCGATTCCTACATGCAGAACGGCGGCACCATCCTGTTCGACACGCGCGACCAGCTGACCGGCTCACTCAGCGCCGGCACCACGCCGGAGACGACGCGGCTGCGCGAGATCCTCGATGGCCTGAACGTGCCGCCACTCGAGCCGGTCCCCACCGACCATGTGCTGACCAAGACGTTCTACATACTGGACGCCTTTCCCGGCCGGTATGCCGGCTCGCCGCTGTGGGTCGAGGCGTCCGATCTGGCCGAGGGCCGCAGCGACCGGCCCGTGCGCACCGGCGACGGCGTTTCGCCGATCATGATCACCGGCAACGACCTCGCCGCCGCCTGGGCGCTCGACGAGGGCGGACGCCCGCTGTTCCCGATCGCCTCGGGCGATCCGCTGCAGCGCATCTATGCCTTCCGGACCGGCGTGAACATCATGATGTACATGCTGACGGGCAACTACAAGGCCGACCAGGTGCACGTGCCGGCCCTGCTCGAACGGCTGGGACAGTAGATGGAAACGAACGCGCTCTCGCTCACCTTCGACCCGTTCCTCGCCTGGTGGCTGATCGCGCTGGCGGGCATCGGCGCGGCCGCGCTCGGTGGCGCGATCATCGTGATGGGCCTGCGCGGCGCCTGGCTTCGCACGCTCGCCGCCGCCTGCCTGGTGCTGGCGCTCGCCAACCCCGTGATCCTCAACGAGGAACGCGCCAGCCTGCCGACCACGGTCGCCATGGTGCTCGACACCAGCCAGAGCCAGCGGCTCGGGGACCGGCTCGACCAGATGGATACGGCCGCCGCCGAACTTGAAGCGACGTTCGAGCGGTTCCCGCAATTCGACCTGCGCATCGTCGAGACCGGCGCTTCGGCGACCGGCGCGAACACCGAAACGCGCATGTTCGAGGCGCTCCGCGCGGCGCTGCGCGACGTGCCGCCCGCCCAGGTCGGCGGCGCGGTGATGATCACCGACGGGCAGATCCACGACCTGCCCGACAGCCTGGCCGAACTGGGCTTCGACGCGCCCGTGCACGGGCTGATCACCGGCTCCGAGGACGAATTCGACCGCAAGATCGAACTGGTCGAGGCGCCGCGCTTCGCCATCGTCGGCAATCCGGTCGAGATGAGCTATCGCGTCACCGACCAGGGCGCGATGCCGGCCGGCACCAACGGCGTGGTCGATGTGGAACTGTTCCTGAACGGCGAACTCCACGCCACCGCCCAGGCCGCGCCCGGCCAGACCTACCCGATCGAGATCGAGCTCGATCGCGGCGGCGCCAACATCGTCGAACTGCGCGTCGCCGAACTGGACGGCGAGCTGACCGGCAACAACAACCGCGCCATCATGCGCATGGAAGGCATCCGCGAAAACCTGCGCGTGCTGCTGGTGTCGGGCGAGCCCCATTCGGGCGAGCGCACCTGGCGCAACCTGCTCAAGTCCGACGCCTCGGTCGATCTGGTCCACTTCACCATTTTGCGCCCGCCCGAAAAGCAGGACGGCACGCCGATCAATGAACTGTCGCTGATCGCCTTTCCGACACGCGAACTGTTCGTCGAGCGGATCGAGGATTTCGACCTGATCATCTTCGACCGCTACCAGAACCGCAACGTGCTGCCGACGCTCTATTACGACTTCATCGCCGAATATGTCCGCCAGGGCGGCGCCCTGCTGGTCGCCTCCGGCCCCGAATATGCCGGCGCCAACTCGGTCGCGCGCACGCCGCTGATCAGCGCCCTTCCGGCCATTCCCACCGGTGACGTCGCACAGGCCGGCTTCTTTCCCCGCCTGACCGACGACGGCGCCCGCCACCCGGTCACCCGCGACCTGGAAGGCGCCGGTTCCGAGCCGCCGCAATGGGGCCGCTGGTTCCGCACCGTCGATGTCTCGAACGTCGAGGGCACGACCGTCATGCGCGCCGCGGGCGAAGCGCCGCTTCTGGTCCTGAACACCTATGGCGAGGGCCGCGTCGGGCTGATGCTGTCCGATCATGGCTGGCTGTGGGCGCGGGGCTTCGAGGGCGGCGGCCCCCATGTCGGCCTCTACCGGCGTCTGGCGCACTGGCTGATGAAGGAGCCCGAACTGGAGGAAGAAGCGCTGACCGCCACCTCCGAGGGCGACGTGCTGACAATCCGCCGCCAGACGATGGCCGAGACGGTCGGCCTGGTGACCGTGACCACGCCCTCCGGCGAGACGCTGACGATCGATCTGATCGAGCAGGCGCCGGGCCTGTTCGAGGCCGAACTGCAGACCGACGAGATCGGCCTGTTCAACCTTGAAAACGGCGATCTGACCGCGCTCGCCCATGTCGGTCAGACCGACGCGCCCGAGTTCCGCGACATGATCTCGACCACCGAAGCGCTCGCCGAGACCGTGCGCGAGGGCGGCGGCACCGTGCGCCGCATCGGCGATGGCGACGCACCTTCGATCCTGCCGGTGCGTTCGACCGCCGATGCGGCCGGCCGCGACTGGCTCGGCTTTCGGACCTCGGCGGAGACCGAACTGCGCGGCGTGTCGCGCCAGGCCCTGTTCG
Proteins encoded in this region:
- a CDS encoding DUF58 domain-containing protein is translated as MATIGQRIERAGQAHTLQRARHRASLVPDLLVDARRIANTVMAGWHGRRKRGIGETFWQYRPYQPGETLARIDWRRSARDDHTYVRDLEWEAAHTVWLWVDLSPSMLFKSKGARTSKEERALIVAIAMADLLSAAGERIGYPGLLRPRAARNGAERLATALMGDLGHEHGDWPPLSMVRRHSEMLIVSDFLRPIEECEAFLNDVAQHGPRPHLVEVADPAEEDFPYRGRTEFLDPETGERVTSGRAQDWHEEYRALRSARRATLRQRTHMLGGSYTVSRTDQLASETLVRLHGLLTGNPEEVATVDAPGASP
- a CDS encoding DUF4159 domain-containing protein, giving the protein MGALGFTFPLVLSALVLLPVIWWLLRLIPPRPQTELFPPLRILLRLVKREEAPAKSPWWLTALRLALTALVILALARPVLNPQSELASGDGPLLIMIDNDWAAAPDWEARIRTAEALLRQASDQNRPVALAATVAGPATSVQLADAAAIEQTLGALQPISGRADRALALDRLLTAADTAEDAPVLALIDTGLAEAADEAIAGSLAGAELSGLIRFSEPDRPLAAITGADNRTDGFALDLIRTESGPAEPSVALYDSRERLLGRAQATFEDGAARTTVLFDIPFELRNDIAAARIDGQTHSAATRLLDENNRRRRVALLTGLAGEEAQPLLSPLYYISRALDPFADLIEPRTGDLSVDVPEMIDQGPAMIVMADIGVLPASAEARLDEWLQAGGTLVRFAGPRLAASAADDPYLPVTLRAGERELGGALSWSEPQSVAAFPPDSPFAGLDAPRDVTVNRQLLAQPDADLAERTWASLEDGTPLVTGARRGDGAIVLFHVTAEATWSNLPISGTFVDMLRRITDFARNTAPGADVAPRTGEADAALPPLRTLRADGTLIVPPAHVRPYDPEAAASAVSFENPAGLYGTAEGFIARNVLAREETFAPFEPAAPGLSIAEQTLVAEEQTDLSGLLFLIAFLLLIADTLAVLWINGRLSFGKAPRRGAPRTAATAALLALVAGGAATMTTMPAAFAQDTQPGDEAILDALETTRIAYVLTGDDGVDETSRAGLDGLTRFLASRTAFEPGTPMALDIETDELSFYPLIYFPISTAGELPSEAAIARLDSYMQNGGTILFDTRDQLTGSLSAGTTPETTRLREILDGLNVPPLEPVPTDHVLTKTFYILDAFPGRYAGSPLWVEASDLAEGRSDRPVRTGDGVSPIMITGNDLAAAWALDEGGRPLFPIASGDPLQRIYAFRTGVNIMMYMLTGNYKADQVHVPALLERLGQ